The uncultured Desulfuromonas sp. genome has a segment encoding these proteins:
- a CDS encoding DnaJ domain-containing protein — protein MSLFAETELLEACRVLFGSDLQLNRDFLFYIQPSGVKTAYRQRAKETHPDRLVDAEPHEYEQQTELFRGVSEAYQLLQSFTADPIKRLWRPADQQAGFDAPSRPSAWRQPAAEPDTADGIYELPRRHLELGLYLYYRGIISYSEMIEALVWQRRQRPVLGDLAERWGWLSAADVKRINSYHGRRGRFGARAVELGYLTQFQVQVLLRYQRQLQKRYGQYFVEQGRMTNADIEAWLREQQYHNQHFEDPWKKWR, from the coding sequence ATGTCACTGTTTGCCGAAACAGAATTGCTCGAAGCCTGCCGGGTCCTGTTTGGATCTGATCTGCAGCTGAATCGCGACTTTCTGTTTTATATTCAACCCAGCGGTGTTAAAACCGCCTACCGGCAGCGCGCCAAAGAAACCCATCCGGACCGTCTGGTGGATGCCGAGCCTCACGAGTATGAACAGCAGACCGAGCTGTTTCGTGGCGTCAGTGAGGCCTATCAATTGCTCCAGTCCTTTACCGCGGACCCCATCAAGCGTCTGTGGCGTCCTGCCGATCAGCAAGCCGGTTTTGACGCTCCGTCCCGTCCTTCAGCCTGGCGCCAACCCGCGGCGGAGCCAGACACCGCCGACGGCATTTATGAATTACCGCGTCGTCATCTGGAGTTGGGGCTCTATCTTTACTATCGTGGTATTATCAGTTATTCCGAGATGATTGAAGCGCTGGTCTGGCAGCGGCGCCAGCGGCCTGTCCTCGGTGATCTGGCTGAACGTTGGGGATGGCTGAGCGCCGCAGATGTCAAACGGATCAACAGCTATCATGGTCGGCGCGGGCGGTTTGGTGCGCGGGCGGTGGAGCTCGGCTATCTGACCCAGTTCCAGGTGCAGGTTTTGTTGCGCTATCAGCGCCAGCTGCAGAAACGCTATGGCCAGTATTTTGTCGAGCAGGGGCGGATGACCAATGCTGACATTGAAGCGTGGCTCCGCGAGCAGCAGTATCACAATCAACACTTTGAAGATCCCTGGAAAAAATGGCGTTAG
- the aat gene encoding leucyl/phenylalanyl-tRNA--protein transferase translates to MTIFALGDELVFPAPRLAESTGLLAVGGDLQPARLLLAYSCGIFPWNHPEDPILWWSPDPRCILEPDDLHIARRLAKKQRQGHFTITYDRDFETCIRHCATADAREASTWISSEITSAYLKLHHLGYAHSVECWRDGVMVGGLYGIAIGRCFCGESMFHTVTDASKMAFIALVEALKPLGYRMIDCQLPTEHLHSLGAKDISREEFLSRLEQCELRENGLVVPGRFPFTLPEDTKGKTHIKRQDDATRQTGR, encoded by the coding sequence ATGACCATTTTTGCCTTGGGAGATGAGCTGGTTTTTCCGGCCCCGCGCCTGGCGGAAAGCACCGGACTTCTGGCGGTAGGCGGTGATCTGCAACCAGCGCGTCTTCTTCTGGCTTACAGCTGCGGCATCTTCCCTTGGAACCATCCGGAGGACCCGATACTATGGTGGTCACCGGATCCCCGTTGCATCCTCGAACCTGACGATCTGCATATCGCACGTCGCCTGGCCAAGAAACAACGCCAAGGCCATTTCACCATCACTTATGATCGTGATTTTGAAACCTGCATCCGGCATTGCGCAACGGCCGATGCTCGCGAAGCATCCACGTGGATCAGTTCGGAGATCACCTCGGCCTATCTCAAACTCCACCATCTCGGCTATGCGCATTCTGTGGAATGCTGGCGGGATGGCGTGATGGTCGGTGGTCTCTACGGCATTGCCATCGGTCGCTGTTTTTGCGGTGAATCCATGTTCCACACGGTGACGGACGCCTCAAAAATGGCGTTTATCGCTCTGGTTGAAGCCCTTAAACCTTTGGGCTATCGGATGATCGACTGCCAGCTGCCGACCGAGCACCTGCATTCGCTGGGTGCCAAAGATATCAGTCGCGAAGAGTTTCTATCCAGGCTGGAACAGTGTGAACTCAGGGAGAACGGGCTGGTGGTACCGGGACGCTTTCCGTTTACGCTGCCGGAGGACACCAAAGGGAAGACGCACATCAAAAGGCAGGACGACGCAACACGCCAGACAGGAAGATAA
- the clpA gene encoding ATP-dependent Clp protease ATP-binding subunit ClpA has protein sequence MTFSKEVQIIFSLAVQEAQRRHHEYLTTEHILYAMLYSDDSQKIIINCGGDVDKIRLDLDQYFDAEMETVPEEEQQVPEQTAALQRVLQHAVTHCSAAGKDEVNTSDILVSILSEDKNHSTQLLSTMGIERLDVLNYISHGIGRQGQKPSSPDSKDAPEKKEKRSRKKSALESYTIDLRQRVRDGKIDPLIGRKNELQRTMQVLCRRRKNNPILVGEPGTGKTALAEGLATLFEEDNAPEILKDCRIYALDMGALLAGTKYRGDFEERLKAVLNELAEQEQPILFIDEIHTIIGAGSTSGGSMDASNILKPMLASGEIRCVGATTYDEYKTLFEKDRALSRRFQKIDVHEPTVDETVAILQGLRSHYEAFHNIRYSDEVLRAAAELADRYLTHRHLPDKAIDLIDEIGARLRTQGSRRQSIQVKDIETIVAEMAQIPTRSVSRDDRKQLQHLERKLKQQVFGQDPAIHQVVRSILRARAGLGHPEHPIGSFLFAGPTGVGKTEVARQLAQQLGVAFTRFDMSEYMEKHSVARLIGAPPGYVGFDQGGLLTDAVIKKPHTVLLLDEIEKAHPDLFNILLQIMDHGSLTDNNGKVADFRNVILIMTSNAGARELSTTPIGFNASLTGSPDQALEKAFSPEFRNRLDATIIFSALQPEAIDSIVTKFIGEVRQRLAENLVTLKISSAARRYLARKGFDPAYGARPLGRLIQEKISDPLSDAILFGELSHGGTVHIGCRHDALTFRFEALDKDKASSN, from the coding sequence GTGACATTCAGTAAAGAAGTTCAGATTATATTTTCCCTGGCGGTGCAGGAAGCACAGCGTCGTCACCATGAGTATCTGACGACCGAACATATCCTCTACGCCATGCTCTACAGCGATGATTCGCAGAAAATCATCATCAACTGCGGTGGCGATGTCGACAAAATCCGCCTGGATCTCGACCAATACTTTGATGCGGAGATGGAGACGGTTCCCGAGGAGGAGCAACAGGTCCCGGAACAAACCGCCGCACTGCAACGGGTTTTACAACACGCCGTCACCCATTGCAGTGCCGCCGGCAAAGACGAGGTAAACACCAGCGACATCCTGGTCTCTATCCTCAGTGAAGACAAAAACCACTCCACCCAGCTGTTGTCCACCATGGGGATTGAACGCCTGGATGTGCTCAATTACATCTCCCATGGCATCGGACGTCAGGGCCAGAAGCCGTCCTCGCCGGACAGCAAGGATGCTCCTGAAAAAAAAGAGAAACGCTCCCGCAAAAAAAGCGCATTGGAAAGTTACACCATCGACCTGCGCCAGCGGGTGCGCGACGGCAAGATCGACCCGCTCATCGGCCGCAAAAACGAGCTGCAACGCACCATGCAGGTGCTGTGTCGACGCCGCAAAAACAATCCGATCCTCGTTGGTGAACCCGGCACCGGCAAAACCGCCCTGGCCGAAGGCCTCGCCACCCTCTTCGAAGAAGACAACGCGCCGGAGATTCTGAAAGACTGCCGGATCTATGCTCTGGACATGGGCGCCTTGCTGGCCGGCACCAAATACCGTGGCGATTTCGAAGAACGCCTCAAGGCGGTGCTGAACGAATTGGCCGAACAGGAGCAACCGATTCTGTTCATTGATGAAATCCACACCATCATCGGTGCCGGTTCCACCTCCGGCGGTTCCATGGATGCTTCCAACATCCTCAAACCGATGTTGGCGTCGGGCGAAATCCGCTGTGTCGGCGCCACCACCTATGACGAATACAAGACTCTGTTCGAAAAAGATCGCGCGTTGTCACGTCGTTTTCAAAAAATCGACGTCCATGAACCGACTGTCGATGAAACGGTGGCCATCCTTCAAGGCCTGCGCAGTCACTACGAGGCGTTTCACAATATCCGTTACAGCGATGAGGTGCTGCGTGCCGCGGCGGAGTTGGCGGATCGCTACCTGACCCATCGCCATCTTCCCGATAAAGCCATTGATCTGATCGACGAGATTGGTGCCCGCTTGCGCACTCAGGGCAGTCGACGGCAGTCCATCCAGGTCAAAGATATCGAAACCATTGTCGCCGAGATGGCTCAGATTCCTACACGATCCGTGTCCCGCGATGATCGTAAGCAACTGCAACATCTGGAACGCAAACTCAAGCAGCAGGTATTTGGCCAGGATCCGGCCATTCATCAGGTGGTCCGCTCGATCCTGCGTGCCCGGGCCGGGCTCGGCCACCCGGAACACCCCATCGGCTCATTTCTGTTTGCCGGTCCCACCGGCGTCGGTAAAACCGAGGTGGCCCGCCAACTGGCGCAACAGCTCGGAGTGGCCTTTACCCGTTTTGACATGAGTGAATACATGGAGAAACATTCCGTGGCCCGCCTGATCGGTGCGCCACCGGGCTATGTCGGTTTTGATCAGGGCGGCCTGCTCACCGATGCCGTGATCAAAAAACCGCACACGGTGCTGTTGCTCGATGAAATCGAAAAAGCCCACCCCGATCTGTTCAACATCCTGCTGCAGATCATGGACCACGGCAGCTTGACCGACAACAACGGCAAGGTCGCGGATTTTCGCAACGTCATCCTGATCATGACCAGTAATGCCGGAGCCCGTGAATTGAGCACCACGCCGATCGGCTTCAATGCCTCGCTGACCGGCAGCCCGGACCAAGCTCTGGAAAAGGCTTTTTCACCGGAGTTCCGCAACCGCCTGGATGCGACAATCATCTTCAGCGCCTTACAACCGGAAGCCATTGACAGTATCGTCACAAAATTCATCGGCGAGGTGCGCCAGCGACTGGCGGAGAACCTGGTCACCCTGAAGATCAGCAGCGCGGCACGGCGCTATCTGGCCCGCAAAGGGTTTGACCCGGCTTACGGAGCGCGGCCGCTGGGCCGGTTGATTCAGGAAAAAATCAGCGACCCACTCTCAGATGCGATACTGTTTGGTGAACTCAGTCATGGCGGCACAGTGCATATCGGCTGCCGCCACGATGCCCTGACGTTCCGCTTTGAAGCGTTGGACAAAGACAAGGCGTCAAGCAACTGA
- the clpS gene encoding ATP-dependent Clp protease adapter ClpS: MAAPTQTTPESEVLSKEQTARPPRYNVIMHNDDYTTMEFVVEVLESIYRKQPAEATRIMLAIHHEGQAVCGNYPFEIAETKVEQTHRRARSAGHPLRCSIEEA; encoded by the coding sequence ATGGCTGCACCCACACAGACCACGCCGGAAAGCGAGGTCCTGTCAAAAGAACAAACCGCTCGCCCGCCACGTTACAATGTCATCATGCACAACGATGATTACACGACCATGGAGTTTGTCGTCGAGGTATTGGAGAGCATCTATCGCAAACAACCGGCGGAGGCCACACGCATCATGCTGGCCATCCACCATGAAGGGCAGGCGGTCTGCGGCAATTATCCGTTCGAGATTGCCGAAACCAAAGTCGAACAGACCCATCGCCGGGCACGCAGCGCCGGACATCCACTCCGTTGTTCCATTGAAGAGGCCTGA
- a CDS encoding septum formation initiator family protein — translation MTSAPTAESKKNLAQSRSFVLIAVAVVGLGFALFGEKGALRLHQVQQHRAQLAAHYEQLQQANTHLRNEIESLSHDERYMEQVARSTFNLVRDGEIIYQFSPSTH, via the coding sequence ATGACCTCAGCGCCGACCGCAGAGTCGAAAAAAAACCTCGCTCAATCACGGTCTTTTGTACTGATTGCCGTGGCAGTGGTAGGGCTCGGTTTCGCGTTATTCGGCGAAAAGGGCGCATTGCGTCTGCATCAGGTCCAGCAGCACCGGGCCCAGTTGGCGGCGCATTATGAGCAACTGCAGCAGGCAAATACGCACCTGCGTAACGAAATCGAGTCGCTCAGTCATGATGAGCGTTACATGGAGCAGGTGGCACGCAGCACCTTTAATCTGGTACGCGATGGAGAAATTATTTACCAGTTTTCTCCGTCAACGCATTAG
- the argS gene encoding arginine--tRNA ligase, protein MKTRLKEAVELALRQCFAAEKLISNEIPDFAVEVPNRSGHGDFAVNAAMLMARTEKKAPRQIAEILVAQLNEQGGFWDKIEIAGPGFINFFLSASCWHEALKDVYAQGANFGKSDVGAGKRVQVEFVSANPTGPLHIGHGRGAATGDAVASVLAEAGFEVQREYYINDAGNQMDTLGRSVYLRYCQLQGQDVDFPEDCYQGDYIRDYAQQILDREGRRFLDMEETDAIAWFSREGGEAIRQGIDDDLQKFGIRFDNWYSEQTLYDRDLVKAGIEALTRDGYTYEQDGAIWFRTTDFGDDKDRVLIRSNGVTTYFASDVAYHREKYQRGFDIVIDVWGADHHGYVPRMKAVLAALGRNPEDLQIILVQLVNLLREGEQIAMSTRAGKFVTLKEVVDEVGKDACRFFFLMRRSDSQLDFDLELAKKQSTENPVYYVQYAHARVCSINRNAEESGIALLSGNDVKLDALTLPEELQLTKMMSRYPEVVASAALNYEPHKITFYLQELAAQFHSYYNQHRVIVDDVDVSQARLYLVNAVKQVVYNALTVLGVSAPEKM, encoded by the coding sequence ATGAAAACACGTTTGAAAGAAGCGGTTGAACTGGCATTGCGCCAATGCTTTGCCGCAGAGAAGCTGATTAGTAACGAAATTCCCGATTTTGCCGTTGAAGTGCCTAACCGTAGCGGCCATGGCGACTTTGCGGTGAATGCCGCCATGCTTATGGCGCGTACGGAAAAAAAAGCGCCGCGGCAGATTGCGGAGATTCTTGTTGCTCAGTTGAATGAGCAGGGCGGGTTCTGGGACAAGATTGAGATTGCCGGCCCCGGCTTTATCAACTTTTTCCTCAGCGCATCCTGCTGGCATGAAGCGTTGAAAGATGTCTATGCTCAGGGCGCCAATTTCGGTAAGTCTGATGTCGGTGCCGGTAAGCGTGTCCAGGTGGAGTTCGTCAGCGCCAATCCCACCGGTCCGTTGCATATCGGCCATGGGCGTGGTGCGGCCACTGGGGATGCCGTGGCTTCCGTGCTGGCGGAGGCCGGATTTGAGGTCCAGCGCGAATATTACATCAACGATGCCGGTAATCAGATGGATACGCTTGGCCGTTCCGTGTATCTACGCTATTGCCAACTGCAAGGTCAGGATGTTGACTTCCCCGAAGATTGCTATCAGGGCGATTACATTCGCGACTATGCCCAGCAGATTCTCGATCGTGAAGGGCGGCGTTTTCTCGATATGGAGGAAACTGACGCCATCGCCTGGTTCTCCCGCGAGGGCGGCGAAGCGATTCGCCAGGGGATCGACGATGACTTGCAGAAATTCGGGATCCGTTTTGATAACTGGTACAGTGAACAGACCCTTTATGATCGCGATCTGGTCAAAGCCGGTATTGAAGCGTTGACCCGTGATGGTTATACCTATGAGCAGGATGGTGCCATCTGGTTTCGCACCACGGATTTTGGCGATGACAAGGATCGCGTGCTGATTCGTTCCAATGGGGTCACCACCTATTTTGCTTCGGACGTTGCCTATCATCGGGAAAAATACCAGCGCGGGTTTGATATTGTCATTGATGTCTGGGGCGCCGATCACCATGGCTACGTGCCGCGTATGAAGGCGGTTCTCGCTGCTTTGGGGCGCAATCCCGAAGATCTGCAGATCATTCTGGTGCAACTGGTCAACCTGTTGCGCGAGGGTGAACAGATCGCCATGAGCACCCGGGCCGGAAAATTTGTCACCTTGAAAGAGGTGGTGGACGAAGTCGGCAAAGATGCCTGCCGGTTCTTCTTCCTCATGCGCCGTTCCGACAGCCAACTTGACTTTGATCTGGAGTTGGCCAAAAAACAGAGCACGGAAAACCCGGTGTACTATGTTCAGTACGCCCACGCCCGGGTGTGCAGTATCAATCGCAACGCTGAAGAGAGCGGCATCGCGTTATTGTCCGGCAATGACGTCAAGCTCGACGCCTTGACTCTGCCCGAAGAGTTGCAGTTGACCAAAATGATGTCACGCTATCCCGAAGTCGTCGCTTCGGCGGCATTGAATTATGAGCCGCATAAGATTACTTTTTACCTGCAGGAACTGGCGGCCCAGTTCCACAGCTACTACAATCAGCATCGAGTCATTGTGGACGATGTGGATGTCAGCCAGGCGCGGTTGTATCTGGTGAATGCGGTTAAACAAGTGGTGTACAATGCCCTCACGGTTCTCGGGGTTTCCGCCCCGGAAAAAATGTAA
- a CDS encoding SPOR domain-containing protein, producing MSQVDYSRREPKTNGRRFITVLVFVVVLCLVSFSLGLMVGKSGKPSVETTQIQTVPLPPQPKAVTPQPLPSPASQPPATTQTVTESAPQTEEQPASNDPLRELLPPVEQMPLGSGINHGAEQAATEQATATAEPVPSAVTAKVPVLEETPSQPPVKQPVPSAVTSVTGYVVQVASFKHRQDAETMSAKLGKDFPVVVRQADLGEKGLWYRVLVGPVATKPEAETLKQDLKKKASTDGFIKKISG from the coding sequence ATGTCTCAAGTGGATTACAGTCGGCGTGAACCCAAAACCAATGGACGTCGTTTCATCACCGTTCTGGTTTTTGTCGTGGTTCTGTGTCTGGTCAGTTTTTCTCTGGGCTTAATGGTCGGAAAAAGTGGCAAGCCTTCTGTGGAAACAACGCAGATTCAAACGGTTCCCTTGCCACCGCAACCTAAAGCCGTGACGCCGCAGCCGCTGCCCTCGCCGGCTTCGCAACCCCCGGCAACGACGCAGACGGTGACTGAGAGTGCGCCTCAGACAGAGGAACAACCGGCCTCGAACGATCCTTTGCGCGAATTACTGCCACCTGTTGAGCAGATGCCTTTAGGCAGTGGCATCAATCACGGTGCCGAACAGGCCGCCACGGAGCAGGCGACGGCCACCGCCGAGCCGGTTCCCTCTGCGGTGACAGCGAAAGTGCCAGTGCTTGAAGAAACACCTTCTCAGCCGCCCGTAAAACAGCCAGTGCCGTCAGCTGTTACGTCGGTCACTGGCTATGTGGTTCAGGTGGCGTCATTTAAACATCGTCAGGATGCCGAGACCATGAGTGCCAAGCTTGGCAAAGATTTTCCGGTTGTCGTTCGTCAGGCTGATCTGGGCGAAAAAGGTCTGTGGTATCGGGTGCTGGTTGGCCCGGTGGCAACCAAGCCGGAAGCCGAAACGCTCAAGCAGGATTTGAAAAAGAAAGCCTCCACGGATGGTTTCATCAAAAAAATCAGCGGCTAA
- the tilS gene encoding tRNA lysidine(34) synthetase TilS: MSDSLIQQIADKISQHRLIAPGATVVAAVSGGADSVCLLHVLAALLRDSLEFDLVVAHLDHGLRDESGDDASFVEALAAEYDLRCFRRRVDVAALAERNRWGLEEAGREARRAFLGEVAEQVGGAVIALAHHRDDQAETVLMHLARGCGVGGLAGMRWQDGVYIRPLLSVCRENIDDFMRLNRYAWREDDSNRDERFKRNLIRHQVLPALQNYNQRTVRHVAELAEKVAVEEAFWQELLDDWLARHACGREEQWQVAYQALCDCHPALRHRVLREVMARVRGTVRALEGVHVYQLDRQLCSEAPQWQLDLPSCWVARRYDFLLFRRTAPEPAAAVDMMVNGPGSYRVDKERTFLVETGCAEELDGQVAWFADEQIAFPLRLRSFQPGDRIRVAELAGHKKLKALFAEHRWTHEERQRAVVLECRGEIIWVPGLRQCRAPRLNTGRQSGFKLRLLTREDKI; encoded by the coding sequence ATGTCAGATTCCCTGATCCAACAAATTGCCGACAAGATCAGCCAGCATCGTTTAATCGCGCCGGGGGCGACGGTTGTTGCCGCCGTGTCCGGCGGGGCGGATTCCGTATGTCTACTGCACGTTTTGGCTGCGCTGCTACGTGATTCGCTAGAGTTTGATCTGGTAGTCGCTCATCTTGATCATGGTTTACGTGACGAAAGTGGCGATGACGCTTCATTTGTCGAGGCCCTGGCCGCAGAGTACGATCTGCGGTGTTTTAGACGACGGGTTGATGTCGCGGCTCTGGCGGAACGGAACCGTTGGGGGTTGGAAGAGGCTGGACGTGAAGCCCGCCGTGCCTTTCTCGGTGAGGTTGCCGAACAGGTTGGTGGGGCCGTCATTGCCCTGGCCCACCACCGCGATGATCAGGCGGAAACGGTCTTGATGCATCTGGCTCGTGGCTGTGGCGTTGGTGGCTTGGCCGGGATGCGCTGGCAAGACGGCGTGTATATTCGTCCGTTGTTGTCTGTCTGCCGGGAGAACATTGATGATTTTATGCGCCTGAATCGGTATGCGTGGCGCGAGGATGACAGTAATCGTGACGAGCGGTTTAAGCGCAACCTGATCCGTCATCAGGTTCTCCCCGCTTTGCAAAACTACAATCAACGGACCGTACGCCATGTTGCCGAATTGGCGGAAAAGGTTGCTGTTGAGGAAGCCTTTTGGCAGGAGCTTCTTGACGATTGGCTGGCACGCCACGCGTGTGGACGCGAAGAGCAGTGGCAGGTCGCCTACCAGGCTCTGTGCGATTGTCACCCGGCGTTACGCCATCGGGTGTTGCGTGAGGTGATGGCGCGGGTGCGCGGGACCGTGCGTGCTCTGGAGGGCGTTCATGTCTACCAGTTGGACCGGCAGTTGTGCTCAGAAGCGCCTCAGTGGCAATTGGATTTGCCCTCCTGTTGGGTGGCGCGCCGTTATGACTTTTTGCTCTTTCGCCGGACGGCGCCGGAACCGGCAGCTGCGGTGGACATGATGGTCAACGGTCCCGGGTCTTATCGCGTCGATAAAGAGCGTACGTTTCTGGTTGAAACGGGTTGCGCAGAGGAACTGGATGGTCAGGTCGCCTGGTTTGCCGATGAGCAGATTGCGTTTCCGTTGCGCTTGCGCTCGTTCCAGCCTGGCGATCGTATTCGGGTGGCGGAATTGGCCGGTCACAAAAAGCTCAAAGCGTTGTTCGCCGAGCATCGCTGGACTCATGAAGAGCGTCAGCGAGCCGTGGTGCTTGAATGCCGCGGTGAAATCATCTGGGTGCCGGGGTTGCGCCAGTGCCGTGCCCCCCGCCTAAATACGGGTCGGCAAAGCGGTTTTAAGCTGCGTCTTCTCACGAGGGAAGATAAAATATAA
- the ftsH gene encoding ATP-dependent zinc metalloprotease FtsH: MNQFYKNIALWLVISLVMILLFNMMTQQDQQREAVSYTTFINALEDGRVQDVTIQGPNLEGTYEDGTRFKTFAPNDPSLISELRERKIVIDAKPEEDRSFWMTMLVSWGPILLLIAVWIFFMRQMQGGGGKAMNFGKSRARLLSDTQGMVTFKDVAGVDEAKEELEEIVAFLKDPKKFTRLGGRIPKGVLLVGSPGTGKTLLARAIAGEADVPFFTISGSDFVEMFVGVGASRVRDLFAQGKKNAPCIIFIDEIDAVGRHRGAGLGGGHDEREQTLNQLLVEMDGFESNEGVILIAATNRPDVLDPALLRPGRFDRQVVVPRPDIKGRTTILQVHARKVPMSDSVEMETVAKGTPGFSGADLANLINEAALLAARANKELVDMSDLEAAKDKVMMGAERRSMVITEEEKKVTAYHEAGHALVALKIPGSDPVHKVSIIPRGRALGVTMYLPSEEKYSESREGLLRSMCALLGGRAAEEIFLGSITTGASNDIERVTSLARKMVCEWGMSEKLGTLAFGEKEGEVFLGKDMGHVKNYSEATAEMIDGEISRLVTESYDKTRSILRENRDILETMAQELLEHETIDAKDIARILGEEPAPAPTAEEVVIAPNDPALGENSE, encoded by the coding sequence GTGAACCAGTTTTATAAAAATATTGCTTTGTGGCTCGTGATTTCCCTTGTCATGATTCTGCTGTTCAACATGATGACCCAGCAGGACCAGCAACGGGAAGCGGTCAGCTATACAACGTTTATCAATGCGCTGGAAGATGGCCGTGTGCAGGATGTGACGATTCAAGGCCCCAACCTTGAAGGGACCTATGAGGACGGCACTCGGTTCAAGACATTTGCCCCGAACGATCCCAGCCTGATCTCCGAGTTGCGTGAGCGCAAAATTGTCATTGACGCCAAGCCGGAAGAGGATCGCAGTTTCTGGATGACCATGTTGGTCTCCTGGGGGCCGATCCTGCTGCTGATCGCCGTGTGGATTTTCTTCATGCGCCAGATGCAGGGCGGTGGCGGCAAGGCGATGAACTTCGGTAAGAGCCGTGCCCGGTTGTTGTCCGATACTCAGGGCATGGTGACATTCAAGGATGTTGCCGGGGTGGATGAAGCCAAAGAAGAACTCGAAGAGATTGTTGCCTTTTTGAAAGACCCGAAAAAGTTTACCCGACTCGGCGGGCGCATTCCCAAGGGCGTGTTGCTGGTCGGTTCGCCGGGTACCGGTAAAACTCTGCTGGCGCGGGCGATCGCCGGTGAGGCGGATGTGCCGTTTTTCACCATCTCCGGTTCCGACTTCGTTGAGATGTTTGTCGGTGTCGGTGCCAGCCGGGTACGCGATCTGTTTGCCCAAGGCAAGAAGAATGCTCCGTGTATCATCTTCATTGATGAGATTGATGCCGTTGGTCGCCATCGTGGTGCCGGTCTCGGCGGTGGTCATGATGAGCGTGAGCAGACCCTGAACCAGTTGCTGGTTGAGATGGACGGTTTTGAGTCCAATGAAGGGGTCATCCTGATCGCGGCAACCAACCGTCCGGATGTTCTTGACCCGGCCTTGCTGCGTCCCGGTCGTTTTGACCGCCAGGTCGTGGTGCCGCGTCCGGACATCAAGGGCCGTACCACCATTCTGCAGGTCCATGCCCGTAAAGTGCCCATGTCCGATTCGGTTGAGATGGAAACCGTGGCCAAAGGGACTCCGGGATTTTCCGGCGCCGATCTGGCCAACCTGATCAACGAAGCCGCTCTGTTGGCCGCACGCGCCAATAAGGAACTGGTCGACATGAGCGATCTCGAGGCGGCCAAAGACAAGGTGATGATGGGCGCCGAGCGTCGCTCCATGGTCATTACCGAGGAAGAAAAGAAAGTCACCGCCTATCACGAAGCCGGGCATGCTCTGGTGGCGTTGAAGATTCCCGGTTCCGATCCGGTTCACAAGGTGTCCATTATCCCGCGTGGCCGTGCTCTTGGCGTGACCATGTATCTGCCCTCGGAAGAAAAATACAGCGAAAGCCGCGAAGGGCTGCTGCGTTCCATGTGTGCGTTGCTCGGCGGTCGCGCCGCGGAAGAAATTTTCCTCGGCAGCATTACCACCGGGGCCAGCAACGATATTGAACGGGTCACCTCGCTGGCACGCAAGATGGTGTGCGAGTGGGGCATGAGCGAAAAGCTCGGTACCCTGGCGTTCGGCGAAAAAGAGGGCGAAGTGTTCCTCGGCAAAGATATGGGCCATGTCAAGAACTACAGTGAGGCGACGGCTGAAATGATCGATGGTGAGATCAGTCGTCTTGTTACGGAGTCGTACGATAAAACCCGCAGCATTCTGCGTGAAAACCGTGACATCCTTGAAACCATGGCCCAGGAGCTGCTGGAGCATGAAACCATTGATGCCAAGGATATTGCTCGCATTCTTGGTGAGGAGCCTGCTCCGGCGCCAACGGCGGAAGAAGTCGTAATCGCGCCGAATGATCCGGCTTTGGGAGAAAACTCCGAGTAA